A genomic stretch from Bradyrhizobium sp. 195 includes:
- a CDS encoding caspase family protein — protein sequence MRGTLKLFICLLLPIVALAAGAPGPAGAQQQEKRIALVVGNGAYAKSPLASTANDAGLIAQTLQAAGFDVVGARDLDGDTLRKSFRDFVQKAQASGPGTVAMVYLAGYGVQLAGENYFIPVDSNITRDTDIPTEALRISDYARQLAAIPLKANIVVLDAARAQPFIEGGQPIASGLALVEPDPNMLIAFNAAPGTVAPEEPGPYGIYAQSLAEMIRTGGLPLPEVFDRVRLRVNEASKGAQVPWNEQKITAPFSFFERAPDAPPPETAPDQVAAIRSKPIRDLGVQDAYAAALERDTLPAYEEFLAAYPGDPLSKRVMAIVAARREAITWRRTYRNDTPEAYWSYLRRYPRGPHAADARRRLAILTAPAEPPPTFAMIDYDVPPPPPEEVVYVDRPVLYFSDPDFGFVPPPPPPVYYLPPPPPDFIVLPPPLPVVGLFVLPQPVFVPIPVFVRPPVYVAPPPNNIIYQNIHNTTVINTVINRPPAPPTGAGPALGNLAPAVAGRANPAGPAVPQAVVQRAALIQQGKAPMPPSATIQPTARPGPAAPPPANVAPLTTAPPPAGAKPPQANTLPAPGTPGAPAAGAGVVPGVVTPNGTPSPTATVPAGNAAATPQAAAPAKLPQANTLPQANTLPVPGTPGGPPPPARAGGAPGAAPSHGKPVATTPSPAGNIPPAQPNAATATAPNQPPASGGTTPSAGLPKPAASPPSATDPRGRPTGPQPGGLPPPSAAAGKPAVPNTVKPVAPPPPPVAAREPSRVQGQRPAAPPQAAKPVAPPAHPQALARPTPPPPPRVAPPPPQRAAPPPVAVARPAPPPPIARPAPPPMARAAPPSPVARPAPPPPPRMAVAPPPPPRPAAPPPRPAAPPPAAKKCPPNQPKC from the coding sequence ATGCGTGGGACGCTCAAACTCTTCATCTGCCTTCTCCTGCCGATCGTGGCGCTTGCCGCGGGCGCGCCGGGACCAGCGGGCGCCCAGCAGCAGGAGAAGCGCATCGCGCTCGTGGTCGGCAATGGTGCCTACGCCAAGTCGCCGCTGGCGAGCACCGCGAACGATGCCGGCCTGATCGCCCAGACGCTGCAGGCGGCGGGCTTCGACGTGGTCGGCGCGCGCGACCTCGACGGCGACACGCTGCGCAAGAGTTTTCGCGATTTCGTCCAGAAGGCGCAGGCGTCGGGACCAGGCACCGTCGCGATGGTCTATCTGGCCGGCTACGGCGTGCAACTCGCCGGCGAGAACTATTTCATCCCAGTCGATTCCAACATCACCCGCGATACCGACATCCCGACCGAGGCCTTGCGCATCAGCGACTATGCGCGGCAGCTTGCCGCTATTCCGCTCAAGGCCAACATCGTCGTGCTCGATGCTGCCCGCGCGCAGCCCTTCATCGAGGGCGGCCAGCCGATCGCCAGCGGCCTGGCGCTGGTCGAACCTGATCCGAACATGCTGATCGCCTTCAACGCGGCGCCCGGCACGGTGGCGCCGGAGGAGCCGGGCCCCTACGGCATTTACGCCCAGTCGCTGGCCGAGATGATCCGCACCGGCGGCCTGCCGCTGCCTGAGGTGTTCGACCGCGTCCGCCTGCGCGTCAACGAGGCCTCGAAGGGTGCGCAAGTGCCCTGGAACGAGCAGAAGATCACAGCCCCGTTTTCGTTCTTCGAGCGGGCGCCCGACGCGCCGCCGCCGGAGACCGCGCCCGACCAGGTCGCCGCGATCAGGAGCAAGCCGATCCGAGATCTCGGCGTGCAGGATGCCTATGCCGCCGCGCTCGAGCGCGACACGCTGCCGGCCTATGAGGAATTCCTCGCGGCCTATCCCGGTGATCCCTTGTCGAAGCGCGTGATGGCGATCGTCGCGGCGCGCCGCGAGGCGATCACCTGGCGGCGCACCTACCGGAACGACACGCCGGAGGCCTATTGGTCGTATCTGCGCCGCTATCCGCGCGGGCCGCACGCGGCCGATGCACGCCGGCGCCTCGCGATTCTCACCGCACCGGCCGAGCCGCCGCCGACCTTTGCGATGATCGACTACGACGTGCCGCCACCGCCGCCGGAGGAGGTGGTCTATGTCGATCGCCCGGTGCTGTATTTCAGCGACCCCGATTTCGGCTTCGTGCCGCCACCGCCGCCGCCGGTCTATTATCTGCCGCCGCCGCCGCCGGATTTCATCGTGCTGCCGCCGCCGCTGCCGGTGGTCGGCCTGTTCGTGCTGCCGCAGCCGGTGTTCGTGCCGATCCCGGTGTTCGTCAGGCCGCCGGTCTATGTCGCGCCGCCGCCGAACAACATCATCTATCAGAACATCCACAATACGACGGTCATCAACACCGTGATCAACCGCCCGCCGGCTCCGCCGACGGGCGCAGGGCCCGCGCTGGGCAATCTGGCGCCCGCGGTCGCCGGCCGTGCCAACCCGGCCGGACCCGCCGTGCCGCAGGCGGTCGTACAGCGAGCCGCGCTGATCCAGCAGGGCAAGGCGCCGATGCCGCCGAGCGCAACCATCCAGCCGACGGCAAGGCCCGGTCCCGCGGCACCGCCTCCGGCCAATGTCGCTCCTCTCACGACAGCGCCGCCGCCGGCGGGCGCAAAGCCGCCGCAGGCCAATACCTTGCCGGCACCTGGCACTCCTGGCGCTCCAGCCGCCGGGGCAGGGGTGGTGCCCGGCGTTGTCACGCCGAACGGCACGCCGAGTCCGACCGCGACGGTCCCGGCTGGCAACGCTGCTGCGACCCCGCAAGCAGCGGCACCGGCCAAGCTGCCGCAGGCCAATACGCTGCCGCAGGCCAATACGCTGCCGGTGCCCGGGACGCCTGGCGGACCGCCGCCCCCAGCACGGGCAGGGGGCGCGCCCGGCGCCGCCCCATCCCATGGCAAACCCGTTGCGACTACCCCGTCGCCCGCCGGCAATATCCCCCCGGCGCAGCCGAACGCGGCAACCGCTACGGCGCCCAACCAGCCGCCGGCTTCCGGAGGGACGACCCCGTCCGCTGGGCTGCCCAAGCCTGCGGCATCGCCTCCGTCCGCGACTGACCCGCGCGGCAGGCCGACCGGCCCGCAGCCGGGCGGTTTGCCGCCGCCGAGCGCGGCTGCGGGCAAACCGGCCGTCCCGAACACGGTCAAGCCGGTGGCACCTCCACCGCCGCCCGTGGCAGCACGGGAGCCGTCCAGGGTTCAAGGTCAGCGGCCCGCTGCGCCGCCGCAGGCCGCCAAGCCCGTTGCGCCCCCAGCCCATCCACAAGCTCTGGCGAGACCGACCCCGCCGCCACCGCCTCGGGTCGCACCACCTCCGCCGCAAAGGGCTGCGCCTCCGCCCGTGGCCGTAGCGCGCCCGGCACCACCACCGCCCATTGCCCGGCCCGCACCGCCC
- a CDS encoding carbonic anhydrase, translating into MCHKCSESRHDGFVPSRRSAMLLAASALGLAFTGRALAKEAKAPPKPQNVLSPDAALKRLTEGNARYVQGVSRRHDFKHEREALAGGQNPFAAVLSCADSRIAPEYAFDTGRGDLFVCRVAGNFAGVETIASMEYAVAVLGAPLILVLGHDACGAVDATLKAIKDNTSPPGHIPALVDAIAPAAKAAMQQGGEVLDQAIRQNVIDNVAKLKSAAPILNAAVEQGKLNVLGGIYRLKTGTVDLIAQG; encoded by the coding sequence ATGTGCCACAAGTGCTCTGAATCTCGACATGACGGGTTCGTCCCCTCGCGGCGGTCCGCGATGCTGCTTGCGGCCTCTGCGCTCGGCCTCGCCTTCACTGGCAGGGCCCTTGCCAAGGAGGCGAAGGCGCCGCCCAAGCCGCAGAACGTGCTCTCGCCGGATGCCGCCTTGAAGCGTCTGACGGAGGGCAATGCGCGCTATGTCCAGGGCGTGTCGCGGCGGCACGATTTCAAGCACGAGCGCGAGGCGCTGGCCGGCGGGCAGAACCCGTTCGCGGCGGTGCTGAGCTGCGCCGATTCACGCATCGCGCCGGAATATGCCTTCGACACCGGCCGCGGCGATCTGTTCGTCTGCCGCGTCGCCGGAAATTTCGCCGGCGTCGAGACCATTGCCAGCATGGAATATGCGGTCGCCGTGCTGGGCGCGCCGCTGATCCTCGTTCTCGGCCACGACGCTTGCGGCGCCGTCGATGCGACGCTGAAGGCGATCAAGGACAACACGTCGCCGCCCGGCCACATCCCCGCGCTCGTGGATGCGATCGCGCCTGCCGCCAAGGCGGCCATGCAGCAGGGCGGGGAGGTGCTCGACCAGGCGATTCGGCAGAACGTGATCGATAACGTCGCGAAGCTGAAGTCGGCGGCGCCGATCCTCAATGCGGCCGTGGAGCAGGGCAAGCTGAATGTCCTGGGCGGCATCTACCGGCTCAAGACGGGGACGGTCGACCTGATTGCGCAGGGATGA
- the dnaE gene encoding DNA polymerase III subunit alpha, with amino-acid sequence MPSAGFVHLHVHSAYSLLKGSIKIAKLAELAKKDHQPALALTDTDNLFGALEFSDKMAGSGIQPIVGCELAIDFGDQDPNARNAMGPSRVVLLAAQERGYRSLMRLNSRAFLESPDSHAPFVRLDWFDGETEGLIALTGGPDGPISLALAGGHAELAALRCERLAGLFGDRLYIELQRHNTDKERRVESGLIDMAYAKGLPLVATNEPYFASTDDYEAHDALLCIAGGRLIAETEREQLTPDHRFKTRAEMAVLFADIPEALASTVEIAERCSFRPMTRKPILPFFTVGAAQSSDAAAVESAELKRQAEAGLANRLSVHGLSQGTTEEDYNKRLAFELDVIMRMKYAGYFLIVSDFIKWAKGQGIPVGPGRGSGAGSLVAWALTITDLDPIKFGLLFERFLNPERVSMPDFDIDFCQDRRGEVISYVQQRYGRDQVAQIITFGTLQARGVLRDVGRVLQMPYGQVDKLTKLVPQNPAAPVTLAAAIESEPKLQAFRDEDPVVARAFDIAQRLEGLTRHASTHAAGIVIGDRPLSELVPLYRDPKSDMPVTQFNMKWVEPAGLVKFDFLGLKTLTVLDVACKLLKPRNIDVDLATLPIDDAESYQMLARGEVVGVFQVESQGMRRALVDMRPDRFEDIIALVALYRPGPMANIPTYCARKHGDEEPEYLHPVLEPILKETFGVIIYQEQVMQIAQVMSGYSLGDADLLRRAMGKKIRAEMDKQRDIFVAGAVKNGVPKAQAETIFELLAKFADYGFNKSHAAAYALVSYHTAYMKAHYPVEFIAASMTLDLNNTDKLSEFRSEAQRLGIKVEPPNVNRSGATFEVGEKTIYYALAALKGVGIQAIEQIIEERTKRGLFTSLADFAARVNPRAINKRIIESLAAAGAFDTLEPNRARVFAGADSILAACQRAHQAETIGQNDMFGMSADAPTIMLPQIEPWLPAEKLRREYDAIGFFLSGHPLDDYATVLKRLRVQSWAEFSRAVKTGATAGKVAATVVSRMERRTKTGNKMGIMGLSDPTGHFEAVLFSEGLAQYRDVLEPGAAVLLQLGAELQGEDVRARVLHAEPLDDAAAKTQKGLRIFVRDTKPLESIAKRLASPDMAASNGAAPKIGSPGIAPRSNGDGEVSLVMMLDLETEVEMKLPGRFKVSPQIAGAIKAVAGVVDVQQL; translated from the coding sequence ATGCCGAGCGCCGGATTTGTTCACCTTCACGTTCACTCGGCCTATTCGCTGCTCAAGGGCTCGATCAAGATCGCCAAGCTCGCCGAGCTTGCCAAGAAGGATCACCAGCCGGCCCTGGCACTGACCGACACCGACAATCTGTTCGGTGCGCTGGAGTTCTCCGACAAGATGGCGGGCTCCGGCATCCAGCCGATCGTCGGCTGCGAGCTGGCGATCGATTTCGGTGACCAGGATCCGAACGCGCGCAACGCGATGGGGCCCTCGCGCGTGGTGCTGCTGGCGGCGCAGGAGCGCGGCTATCGCAGCCTGATGCGGCTGAACTCGCGCGCGTTCCTCGAATCGCCAGACAGCCATGCTCCGTTCGTCAGGCTCGACTGGTTCGACGGCGAGACCGAAGGACTGATCGCGCTGACGGGCGGACCGGACGGGCCGATCTCGCTGGCGCTTGCCGGCGGTCACGCCGAACTTGCCGCACTGCGCTGCGAGCGTCTGGCCGGCCTGTTCGGCGACCGCCTCTACATCGAATTGCAGCGCCACAACACCGACAAGGAGCGGCGTGTCGAAAGCGGCCTGATCGACATGGCCTACGCCAAGGGATTGCCGCTGGTTGCGACCAACGAGCCGTATTTCGCCTCGACCGACGATTACGAAGCGCATGATGCACTGCTCTGCATCGCCGGCGGGCGGCTGATCGCGGAGACCGAGCGCGAGCAGCTCACGCCCGATCACCGTTTCAAGACCCGCGCCGAGATGGCGGTGCTGTTCGCCGACATTCCGGAGGCGCTGGCCTCGACGGTGGAGATTGCCGAGCGCTGCTCGTTCCGGCCGATGACGCGCAAGCCGATCCTGCCGTTCTTCACCGTCGGCGCCGCGCAGAGCTCGGACGCCGCGGCGGTCGAGTCGGCGGAATTGAAGCGCCAGGCGGAGGCGGGGCTTGCCAACCGTCTCAGCGTCCACGGCCTGTCGCAGGGCACCACGGAAGAGGACTACAACAAGCGCCTGGCGTTCGAGCTCGACGTCATCATGCGCATGAAATACGCGGGCTACTTCCTGATCGTGTCCGACTTCATCAAATGGGCGAAGGGCCAAGGGATTCCGGTCGGGCCGGGCCGCGGCTCCGGCGCAGGCTCGCTGGTCGCCTGGGCGCTGACCATCACCGACCTCGATCCGATCAAGTTCGGCCTGCTGTTCGAGCGCTTCCTCAATCCCGAACGCGTCTCGATGCCGGACTTCGACATCGACTTCTGCCAGGACCGCCGCGGCGAGGTGATCAGCTACGTGCAGCAGCGCTACGGCCGCGACCAGGTCGCGCAGATCATCACCTTCGGTACGCTGCAGGCGCGCGGTGTGCTGCGCGACGTCGGCCGCGTCCTGCAAATGCCTTACGGGCAGGTCGACAAACTCACAAAACTCGTGCCGCAGAATCCGGCCGCGCCGGTGACGCTCGCCGCGGCGATCGAGAGCGAGCCAAAGCTCCAGGCGTTTCGCGACGAAGACCCGGTGGTCGCGCGCGCCTTCGACATCGCCCAGCGCCTGGAAGGCCTGACGCGCCATGCCTCGACCCATGCGGCCGGCATCGTCATCGGCGATCGGCCCCTGAGCGAGCTCGTGCCGCTCTACCGCGATCCCAAATCCGACATGCCGGTGACCCAGTTCAACATGAAGTGGGTCGAGCCGGCCGGCCTCGTCAAGTTCGACTTCCTCGGCCTGAAGACGCTGACCGTGCTCGACGTCGCGTGCAAGCTGCTCAAGCCGCGCAACATCGACGTCGATCTTGCGACGCTGCCGATCGACGATGCCGAGAGCTACCAGATGCTGGCGCGCGGCGAGGTGGTCGGCGTGTTCCAGGTTGAAAGCCAGGGCATGCGGCGCGCGCTGGTCGACATGCGCCCGGACCGGTTCGAGGACATCATCGCGCTGGTCGCGCTGTATCGCCCGGGCCCGATGGCGAACATCCCGACCTATTGTGCGCGCAAGCACGGCGACGAGGAGCCGGAATATCTGCATCCCGTGCTGGAGCCGATCCTGAAAGAGACCTTCGGCGTCATCATCTACCAGGAACAGGTGATGCAGATCGCGCAGGTGATGTCGGGCTATTCGCTCGGCGACGCCGACCTCCTGCGCCGCGCCATGGGCAAGAAGATCCGCGCCGAGATGGACAAGCAGCGCGACATCTTCGTCGCGGGCGCGGTGAAGAACGGCGTGCCGAAGGCACAGGCCGAGACCATCTTCGAGCTGCTCGCCAAGTTCGCCGACTACGGCTTCAACAAGAGCCACGCGGCGGCCTATGCGCTGGTGTCCTACCACACCGCCTACATGAAGGCGCATTATCCGGTGGAGTTCATCGCGGCGTCGATGACGCTCGATCTCAACAACACCGACAAGCTCTCTGAATTCCGCTCGGAGGCGCAGCGCCTCGGCATCAAGGTCGAGCCGCCGAACGTCAACCGCTCCGGCGCGACCTTCGAGGTCGGCGAAAAGACGATCTACTACGCGCTCGCAGCGCTCAAGGGCGTCGGCATCCAGGCGATTGAGCAGATCATCGAGGAGCGCACCAAGCGGGGATTGTTCACCTCGCTCGCCGACTTTGCCGCGCGGGTCAATCCGCGCGCGATCAACAAGCGCATCATCGAAAGTCTCGCCGCCGCCGGCGCCTTCGACACGCTGGAGCCGAACCGCGCCCGCGTCTTCGCCGGCGCGGACTCGATCCTCGCCGCCTGCCAGCGCGCGCATCAGGCCGAGACCATCGGCCAGAACGACATGTTCGGGATGTCGGCGGATGCACCGACCATCATGCTGCCGCAGATCGAGCCGTGGCTGCCGGCCGAAAAGCTGCGCCGCGAATATGATGCGATCGGATTCTTCCTGTCGGGACATCCGCTCGACGATTACGCCACAGTGCTGAAGCGCCTGCGGGTGCAGAGCTGGGCCGAATTCTCGCGCGCCGTGAAGACCGGCGCCACCGCCGGCAAGGTCGCGGCCACCGTGGTGTCGCGCATGGAACGGCGCACCAAGACCGGCAACAAGATGGGCATCATGGGCCTGTCTGATCCGACCGGCCATTTCGAGGCGGTGCTGTTCTCCGAAGGCCTCGCGCAATATCGCGATGTGCTGGAGCCGGGCGCCGCCGTGCTGCTGCAGCTCGGGGCCGAGCTCCAGGGCGAGGACGTGCGCGCCCGCGTGCTGCATGCGGAGCCGCTGGATGATGCCGCCGCCAAGACGCAGAAGGGGCTGCGCATCTTTGTGCGCGACACCAAGCCGCTGGAGTCGATTGCCAAGCGGTTGGCCAGCCCCGACATGGCCGCATCGAATGGCGCCGCGCCAAAGATCGGCAGTCCGGGCATCGCACCACGCTCGAACGGCGATGGCGAGGTCTCACTGGTGATGATGCTCGACCTCGAGACCGAAGTCGAGATGAAGCTGCCCGGCCGCTTCAAGGTCTCGCCGCAGATCGCCGGCGCGATCAAGGCGGTCGCGGGCGTGGTGGACGTGCAGCAGCTATGA
- a CDS encoding outer membrane protein, which produces MKKNLLLAAVSLVALSATAPALAADLAARPYTKAPAMVAAIYDWSGFYIGINGGGGSADTSWNLVGFGPEGSHNSTGGTVGGQVGYRLQSGQFVFGVEGQGNWADFSGDNISGITGFRNRTRVDSFGLITGQVGYAWNNVLLYAKGGAAVVSNKYDVYSAVTGANLDRADETRWGGTVGAGLEFGFAPNWSVGVEYNHIFLGDHDVTFASGAVERVKQDVDMGLVRLNYKFGGPILGRY; this is translated from the coding sequence ATGAAGAAGAATTTGTTGCTTGCTGCTGTGAGCCTTGTCGCGCTGAGCGCGACTGCGCCGGCGCTGGCTGCTGATCTCGCGGCACGGCCCTACACCAAGGCGCCAGCGATGGTCGCCGCGATCTACGACTGGAGCGGCTTCTACATCGGTATCAACGGCGGCGGCGGTTCGGCCGATACCTCGTGGAACCTCGTCGGCTTCGGCCCCGAAGGCTCCCACAATTCCACTGGCGGCACGGTCGGTGGTCAGGTCGGTTACCGCTTGCAGTCCGGCCAGTTCGTGTTCGGCGTCGAAGGCCAGGGCAACTGGGCCGACTTCTCGGGCGACAACATCAGCGGCATCACCGGCTTCCGGAACCGCACGCGTGTCGACTCGTTCGGTCTGATCACCGGCCAGGTTGGCTATGCCTGGAACAACGTCCTGCTCTACGCGAAGGGCGGTGCGGCCGTCGTCAGCAACAAGTACGACGTTTACAGCGCTGTCACGGGTGCGAACCTCGACCGGGCCGATGAGACCCGTTGGGGTGGCACGGTCGGCGCGGGCCTGGAGTTTGGCTTTGCTCCGAACTGGTCGGTCGGCGTCGAGTACAATCACATCTTCCTCGGCGACCACGACGTCACCTTTGCCAGTGGCGCTGTCGAGCGCGTCAAGCAGGACGTGGACATGGGCCTCGTTCGCCTGAACTACAAGTTCGGCGGCCCGATCCTCGGCCGTTACTGA
- a CDS encoding DUF3551 domain-containing protein produces MPRRVALPIVATFSLALATFALSSSASTPARAFGTHHPFCLTGDEWPGLSNCRFDTYAQCQASASGRALTCIANPFFAGQSDDPYAYQNRPRAQTPGYSPGYYLPR; encoded by the coding sequence ATGCCTAGACGAGTTGCCCTCCCCATTGTGGCCACATTTTCGCTCGCACTCGCCACATTTGCACTCTCGTCGAGCGCAAGCACACCGGCGCGCGCGTTCGGCACGCACCATCCATTTTGCCTCACCGGCGATGAATGGCCGGGTCTGAGCAATTGCAGGTTCGACACCTACGCGCAGTGTCAGGCAAGCGCATCGGGTCGCGCGCTGACCTGCATCGCGAATCCCTTCTTCGCCGGACAGAGCGACGACCCCTACGCCTACCAGAATCGTCCGCGCGCGCAGACGCCGGGTTATTCACCCGGCTACTACCTGCCGCGCTGA
- a CDS encoding DUF3551 domain-containing protein: MHRPRLALVVIGLLLAGGSARAQTYDPSYPVCMQIYGPVGYFDCRYGSLEQCRYLAVGRSASCVVNPYFSQRKPPPSRRSRRGAADTE; encoded by the coding sequence ATGCACCGCCCTCGCCTCGCACTCGTCGTGATCGGTCTGCTCCTCGCGGGCGGATCTGCACGCGCGCAGACCTATGATCCGAGCTATCCCGTGTGCATGCAGATCTACGGCCCCGTCGGCTATTTCGACTGCCGCTACGGCTCGCTCGAACAGTGCAGATATCTCGCCGTCGGACGTTCGGCGAGTTGCGTGGTGAATCCGTATTTCTCGCAGAGGAAACCGCCGCCCTCTCGTCGCTCCAGACGCGGTGCAGCTGACACCGAATGA
- a CDS encoding HD domain-containing protein, producing MTSVISGVKIPDSQLAREATELVRSYEDDMLFNHSVRVYVFGAMKGLRQKLKFDSELLYVAALFHDLGLVDHYHTQTKRFEVDGADAAREFLRTRGIAEPQADLVWEAIALHTTPGIPQYMRPEIALTNAGVLVDVVGVGYDDYTPEQRDQVISAFPRGDFKNEFLKVQTCSALKKPQTTFGTVNFDYIEDHDPSFRKPNACTRIRNTPWQS from the coding sequence ATGACGAGCGTGATTTCCGGCGTCAAAATTCCCGACAGCCAACTGGCGCGAGAGGCCACTGAATTGGTGCGCAGCTACGAAGACGACATGCTGTTCAATCATTCCGTCCGCGTCTACGTGTTCGGCGCGATGAAGGGGCTGCGTCAGAAACTGAAATTCGATTCCGAGCTGCTCTATGTCGCGGCGCTGTTCCACGACCTCGGCTTGGTCGATCATTATCACACGCAGACAAAGCGATTTGAGGTCGACGGAGCCGACGCTGCGCGTGAGTTTCTCCGGACGCGCGGTATCGCCGAGCCGCAGGCCGATCTGGTCTGGGAAGCAATCGCGCTGCACACCACGCCCGGCATTCCACAATATATGAGGCCGGAGATCGCTCTCACCAACGCAGGCGTTTTGGTGGACGTCGTCGGCGTTGGATATGACGACTACACACCGGAGCAGCGGGACCAGGTGATATCAGCGTTTCCGCGTGGCGACTTCAAGAACGAATTCCTCAAGGTGCAGACCTGTTCGGCCCTGAAGAAGCCGCAGACGACGTTCGGGACGGTCAATTTCGACTACATCGAAGATCACGATCCGAGTTTCCGCAAGCCGAACGCGTGCACGCGCATCCGCAATACGCCTTGGCAAAGCTGA
- a CDS encoding carboxymuconolactone decarboxylase family protein, with translation MSERLNYNHIAPAGAKALGGVYGYVMQSGLSATLVTLAYLRISQINNCAYCLDMHTRDLLKSGVKIEKLALVQAWAEAGDLFDERERAALAWAETVTRVAETGVPDEAYQAARAVFGERELVDLTIAISLMNAYNRMSISFRNMPQAALEKAA, from the coding sequence ATGAGTGAACGCCTCAACTACAACCACATCGCACCGGCAGGCGCGAAGGCGCTCGGCGGCGTCTATGGCTACGTCATGCAGAGCGGACTTTCCGCGACGCTGGTGACCCTCGCTTACCTGCGCATCTCGCAGATCAACAATTGCGCCTACTGCCTCGACATGCACACCCGCGATCTGCTCAAGAGCGGGGTGAAGATCGAAAAGCTCGCGCTGGTCCAGGCATGGGCTGAGGCCGGCGATCTCTTCGACGAACGCGAGCGCGCGGCGCTCGCATGGGCCGAGACGGTGACTCGCGTCGCCGAGACGGGCGTGCCGGATGAGGCGTATCAGGCTGCCCGCGCGGTCTTCGGTGAGCGTGAACTTGTCGATCTCACGATCGCCATCAGCCTGATGAATGCGTACAATCGTATGTCGATCAGCTTCCGAAATATGCCGCAGGCCGCGCTCGAGAAGGCGGCCTGA
- the pdxR gene encoding MocR-like pyridoxine biosynthesis transcription factor PdxR yields the protein MTKPLRLELDRSAKAPLAEQIHKGIRAAIESGVLAPGARLPSWQDLAAQLGVARGTVRSAYEKLASAQLIVAARATGTHVADRPRLPVRRDKAPAPGSFMEMYQELTAGPAIFQMGVPSQETFPATLLARMRSRAVRVEMSAPTIYPDPRGEPDLRDEIAAYLALARGIECTPSQIIITSGFSGGLGLTLRVLGIEQKQKVWIEDPGFPFTRHGLGLAGLSIVPIPVDDDGIDVDFGLQHAPDAALVVVTPGQQAPLGSTLSLARRARLLDWAAQSKAWVIEDDYLSELQLKGRATPALASLDRAGRVIHIGSFSKTITPALRLGFVVVPAALASRFAETAACLAPAPGPAVQLATADFMRDGHYLRHLRRTKRTYAAQGDALLKYLRPRTANVAIAGLAAVLRLPDRASDLAIAREAAPLGLAPTPLSLWYASKASARPGLLLGIATSPLRRIEVSCDRLLKIINRPS from the coding sequence ATGACCAAACCGCTGCGGCTGGAGCTCGATCGGTCCGCGAAGGCACCGCTGGCAGAGCAGATCCACAAAGGGATCAGGGCCGCCATCGAAAGCGGCGTGCTCGCACCGGGCGCACGCCTGCCTTCATGGCAGGATCTGGCCGCCCAGCTTGGCGTTGCGCGCGGCACCGTACGCTCAGCCTATGAAAAGCTCGCATCCGCCCAACTGATTGTCGCAGCCCGCGCGACAGGCACGCATGTCGCGGACCGGCCGCGCCTCCCCGTGCGGCGGGACAAGGCCCCCGCCCCCGGCTCATTCATGGAAATGTACCAGGAGCTCACGGCGGGCCCGGCGATCTTCCAGATGGGCGTGCCTTCACAGGAGACCTTTCCTGCGACGCTGCTCGCGCGAATGCGGTCGCGGGCGGTTCGTGTCGAAATGAGCGCTCCTACGATTTACCCCGATCCGCGCGGCGAGCCGGACTTGCGAGATGAGATCGCGGCCTACCTTGCGCTGGCGCGCGGGATCGAGTGCACGCCGTCCCAGATCATCATCACCAGCGGCTTCAGCGGCGGCCTCGGCCTGACGCTCCGTGTCCTCGGCATCGAGCAAAAGCAGAAGGTCTGGATCGAGGATCCCGGCTTTCCCTTCACCCGGCACGGGCTCGGGCTTGCGGGATTGTCGATCGTGCCGATCCCGGTTGACGATGATGGCATTGATGTCGATTTCGGGCTGCAACATGCACCCGACGCGGCGCTGGTTGTCGTGACCCCAGGGCAGCAAGCGCCGCTCGGATCCACACTGTCACTGGCACGGCGCGCGCGCCTGCTCGACTGGGCGGCCCAAAGCAAGGCATGGGTGATCGAGGATGATTATCTGAGCGAACTTCAACTTAAGGGCCGGGCCACGCCGGCGCTCGCCTCGCTCGATCGCGCGGGCCGGGTTATTCACATCGGCTCCTTCAGCAAGACCATAACCCCTGCCTTGCGGCTCGGCTTTGTCGTGGTACCCGCCGCTCTGGCGTCGCGATTCGCCGAGACTGCGGCGTGCCTCGCGCCGGCACCCGGGCCCGCGGTGCAGCTCGCCACGGCCGATTTCATGCGCGACGGCCATTATCTCAGGCATCTGCGACGCACGAAGCGCACCTACGCCGCGCAAGGCGATGCGTTGCTGAAATACCTTCGCCCACGCACCGCAAACGTTGCGATTGCCGGATTGGCGGCGGTGCTGCGATTGCCGGACCGGGCATCCGATCTTGCCATCGCCCGGGAAGCAGCACCGCTTGGGCTGGCGCCTACGCCGCTGTCGCTCTGGTATGCGTCGAAGGCTTCGGCGCGCCCAGGACTGTTGCTGGGTATCGCAACGTCTCCGCTCAGGAGGATCGAGGTGTCCTGCGACCGGCTCCTCAAGATCATCAACCGCCCATCGTGA